In Carassius auratus strain Wakin unplaced genomic scaffold, ASM336829v1 scaf_tig00004584, whole genome shotgun sequence, a genomic segment contains:
- the LOC113070591 gene encoding semaphorin-3D-like codes for MKLEMRIVGLLRTGPCSPMLVFLLHSLLSLIRPSNAGNQNIPRLQLSHTELRSRNSSAVFWDGGEGGTYQALLLDEDRGWLLVGGRDHVYMLNSDSFTQAARKIHWPAGQEHIERCKYAGKNLSMDCANYVRLLQPFNKTHVYVCGTGAFHPQCTYIDLGHNLEKPTFRLLSQVGESGRGKCPFSPREPFTARLTDGDLYAGTSVDFMGTNAAIFRTSVHSSNQHYIRTEAYQDQWLNEPEFVGSYSIPDTHSLDDDKVYFFFKETAVESNQLDKRIYSRVARVCKNDIGGKRSLINRWSTFLKARLVCSVPGPGGMDTHFDELEDIFLLETKEPQNPVIYGVFSTSSSIFKGSAICVYSMASIRAAFNGPFAHKESPDYRWMEYKGKIPYPRPGTCPSETYDPLHKSTRDFPDDVVSFMRTHQLMWEPVMPIHRHPVFTRINAPYRLKKLVVDRVDAEDGQYDVLHLGTDDGRVLKVVSVPKENWETEEIVLEELNVFKTQTPILSMELSTKRQVLFVSSDEGVVQLPVQRCELYGKACVDCCLARDPYCAWNGSSCTNYFPSNKRRARRQDVRYGDPWSQCQDMRDDSENAELKTVYAVEMNSTFLECVPHSPQATIKWINQPNHSQTSKELVPGEENLIYMQRGLLLQHLASANAGLYFCVAYEHSFSRTLARYELHVIPQNHMSKVQNTHPGNYAASPRSYKELHLMGVSGLTADEYCEHLWYREKRRQQKLRTLKWKQVSENRKARVRRQNPPNEPLDGGETADF; via the exons ATGAAGCTGGAGAtgaggattgtgggattgttgAGGACTGGGCCATGCAGTCCCATGCTGGTCTTTCTGCTCCACTCGCTGCTGTCTCTTATACGGCCCAGTAATGCTGGAAACCAGAATATACCACGACTGCAGCTCTCTCATACAG AACTGAGGTCGAGGAACAGCTCTGCTGTGTTCTGGGACGGCGGAGAGGGGGGAACATACCAGGCCTTACTGCTGGATGAGGACCGTGGATGGCTGCTGGTTGGAGGCCGAGACCACGTCTACATGCTAAACTCTGACAGCTTCACCCAAGCGGCACGCAAG attcacTGGCCAGCTGGACAGGAACACATTGAACGCTGCAAATATGCTGGAAAGAATCTATCG ATGGATTGTGCCAATTACGTGAGACTCCTACAACCTTTCAATAAAACACACGTCTATGTATGTGGAACCGGTGCGTTCCACCCACAATGCACCTACATTGACCTGGGACACAATCTTGAG AAACCCACTTTCCGGCTCCTCAGCCAAGTTGGAGAATCCGGGAGAGGAAAATGTCCCTTCAGTCCACGGGAGCCCTTTACCGCCCGACTGACAG ATGGGGACCTGTATGCTGGGACATCAGTAGACTTCATGGGAACAAACGCTGCCATTTTTCGCACATCTGTGCATAGCAGCAATCAACACTATATCCGCACTGAAGCTTACCAGGACCAGTGGCTAAATG AGCCGGAGTTTGTGGGATCATATTCCATCCCTGACACACACAGCTTGGACGATGACAAAGTCTACTTCTTCTTCAAAGAGACTGCCGTAGAGTCCAACCAGCTCGACAAGCGTATCTACAGTCGAGTGGCTCGTGTCTGCAAG AATGACATAGGTGGAAAGCGAAGCTTGATTAATCGCTGGAGCACCTTCCTGAAGGCCAGGCTGGTGTGCTCTGTACCAGGACCTGGAGGCATGGACACACACTTTGATGAGCTGG aggaCATATTTCTCTTGGAGACCAAAGAGCCGCAGAATCCAGTCATCTATGGTGTCTTCTCCACTTCCAG CTCCATCTTCAAAGGTTCAGCCATTTGCGTCTATTCCATGGCTTCCATCCGAGCGGCCTTCAACGGGCCTTTTGCGCATAAGGAGAGCCCTGATTATCGCTGGATGGAGTACAAGGGGAAGATCCCTTATCCACGGCCGGGGACG TGTCCGAGTGAAACCTATGACCCTTTGCACAAGTCCACCCGAGATTTCCCAGACGATGTTGTGAGCTTCATGAGGACCCATCAGCTGATGTGGGAACCGGTGATGCCCATCCACAGGCATCCCGTCTTCACTCGGATCAACGCCCCCTACAGGCTGAAGAAGCTCGTGGTTGATAGGGTTGATGCCGAGGACGGCCAGTATGATGTATTACATCTTGGCACAG ACGATGGCAGAGTATTAAAGGTGGTCTCTGTACCTAAAGAGAACTGGGAAACTGAAGAAATCGTTCTAGAAGAGCTGAATGTCTTCAAG ACTCAAACCCCAATACTAAGCATGGAGCTCTCCACCAAGAGG CAAGTGCTATTTGTAAGCAGTGATGAAGGGGTTGTCCAGCTGCCTGTGCAGAGGTGTGAGCTGTATGGTAAAGCATGTGTAGACTGCTGTTTAGCTCGTGACCCATACTGCGCTTGGAATGGATCCTCCTGTACCAACTACTTCCCTAGCAACAAAAG GCGTGCCCGGAGACAGGATGTGAGGTATGGAGACCCCTGGAGCCAGTGTCAGGACATGAGAGACG ATTCAGAGAATGCTGAACTGAAGACGGTTTATGCCGTGGAGATGAACTCGACCTTCCTGGAATGTGTCCCGCATTCACCACAAGCCACGATCAAGTGGATAAATCAGCCAAACCACAGCCAAACCAGCAAAGAG TTGGTTCCAGGTGAAGAAAACCTCATCTACATGCAACGTGGGCTCCTCCTCCAGCACTTAGCATCCGCTAATGCTGGCTTGTACTTCTGCGTAGCCTACGAACACTCATTCTCTCGCACGCTAGCGCGCTACGAGCTCCACGTCATCCCCCAGAACCACATGTCGAAAGTGCAGAACACCCATCCCGGAAATTACGCAGCCTCGCCGCGAAGCTACAAGGAACTCCATCTAATGGGAGTTAGCGGGCTAACGGCCGACGAGTACTGTGAACATCTTTGGTACCGTGAAAAACGGCGACAGCAGAAACTCCGCACGCTAAAGTGGAAGCAGGTGTCGGAAAACCGTAAAGCGAGGGTCAGGCGACAAAATCCACCAAACGAGCCTCTAGATGGAGGTGAAACGGCAGACTTTTGA